A window of Gadus chalcogrammus isolate NIFS_2021 chromosome 16, NIFS_Gcha_1.0, whole genome shotgun sequence contains these coding sequences:
- the prkag3b gene encoding 5'-AMP-activated protein kinase subunit gamma-3b isoform X4: MFQHKLLSKRQKGFKRGTSTALQLLKVKKAFFALVANGVRAAPLWDSKLQVFVGMLTITDFINILQRYYTSPLVQIYELEEHKIETWREIYLQYSVNSLISISPDASLFEAVYSLLKHKIHRLPVIDPLSGNVLHILTHKRILKFLYIFGSLLPKPRFLQKRIQEVAIGTFKEIATVLISATVYDALSVFVERRVSALPVVDQKGKVVALYSRFDVINLAAQKSYNNLNMSMQEALASRSCSMEGVLKCYPYETLQTIIDRIAKAEVHRLVLVDSKDVVQGIVSLSDLLQALILNPADIYVP; encoded by the exons ATGTTCCAGCACAAGTTGTTATCCAAGAGACAGAAAGGATTCAAAAGAGGTACATCCACGGCTCTCCAACTCCTCAAG GTGAAGAAAGCGTTCTTTGCTCTGGTTGCCAACGGCGTCCGTGCTGCTCCTCTCTGGGACAGCAAACTGCAGGTGTTTGTAG GTATGCTGACCATCACAGACTTCATCAACATCCTGCAGCGTTACTACACATCTCCCCTG GTGCAAATCTATGAGCTGGAGGAACACAAGATCGAGACATGGAGAG AGATCTATCTGCAGTACTCTGTCAACAGTCTGATCAGCATCTCCCCTGATGCCag TCTGTTTGAGGCCGTCTACTCTCTGCTGAAGCATAAGATCCACCGGCTTCCGGTCATTGACCCATTGTCTGGCAACGTTCTACACATTCTCACCCACAAACGCATACTCAAGTTCCTTTACATCTTC GGTTCTTTGCTTCCTAAGCCTCGGTTCCTTCAAAAGAGGATCCAGGAGGTGGCAATTGGGACATTTAAGGAAATCGCCACTGTGCTGATCTCGGCCACCGTCTACGATGCCCTGTCTGTGTTCGTAGAGCGACGGGTGTCTGCTCTACCGGTGGTCGACCAAAAAG ggAAAGTTGTGGCTCTGTACTCACGCTTTGATGTTATC AATCTAGCAGCCCAGAAGAGTTACAACAACCTGAACATGAGCATGCAGGAGGCACTGGCAAGCAGGTCCTGCTCGATGGAGGGGGTCCTCAAGTGTTACCCCTACGAGACCCTGCAGACCATCATAGACCGCATTGCTAAGGCTGAG GTGCATCGGCTGGTGCTGGTGGACAGTAAGGATGTGGTCCAAGGGATCGTGTctctgtctgacctcctccaggCATTGATACTCAACCCTGCAG ACATATATGTTCCTTAG
- the prkag3b gene encoding 5'-AMP-activated protein kinase subunit gamma-3b isoform X1 — protein MEPFAEVPLFEVGDGGPSWINSGPLSEAEDRLVYMNFMKSHCCYDAIPTSSKLVVFDTTLEVKKAFFALVANGVRAAPLWDSKLQVFVGMLTITDFINILQRYYTSPLVQIYELEEHKIETWREIYLQYSVNSLISISPDASLFEAVYSLLKHKIHRLPVIDPLSGNVLHILTHKRILKFLYIFGSLLPKPRFLQKRIQEVAIGTFKEIATVLISATVYDALSVFVERRVSALPVVDQKGKVVALYSRFDVINLAAQKSYNNLNMSMQEALASRSCSMEGVLKCYPYETLQTIIDRIAKAEVHRLVLVDSKDVVQGIVSLSDLLQALILNPADIYVP, from the exons GTCCTCTGTCTGAGGCTGAGGACCGGCTGGTCTACATGAACTTCATGAAGAGCCACTGCTGTTACGACGCCATCCCCACCAGCTCCAAACTGGTGGTGTTTGACACCACCCTCGAG GTGAAGAAAGCGTTCTTTGCTCTGGTTGCCAACGGCGTCCGTGCTGCTCCTCTCTGGGACAGCAAACTGCAGGTGTTTGTAG GTATGCTGACCATCACAGACTTCATCAACATCCTGCAGCGTTACTACACATCTCCCCTG GTGCAAATCTATGAGCTGGAGGAACACAAGATCGAGACATGGAGAG AGATCTATCTGCAGTACTCTGTCAACAGTCTGATCAGCATCTCCCCTGATGCCag TCTGTTTGAGGCCGTCTACTCTCTGCTGAAGCATAAGATCCACCGGCTTCCGGTCATTGACCCATTGTCTGGCAACGTTCTACACATTCTCACCCACAAACGCATACTCAAGTTCCTTTACATCTTC GGTTCTTTGCTTCCTAAGCCTCGGTTCCTTCAAAAGAGGATCCAGGAGGTGGCAATTGGGACATTTAAGGAAATCGCCACTGTGCTGATCTCGGCCACCGTCTACGATGCCCTGTCTGTGTTCGTAGAGCGACGGGTGTCTGCTCTACCGGTGGTCGACCAAAAAG ggAAAGTTGTGGCTCTGTACTCACGCTTTGATGTTATC AATCTAGCAGCCCAGAAGAGTTACAACAACCTGAACATGAGCATGCAGGAGGCACTGGCAAGCAGGTCCTGCTCGATGGAGGGGGTCCTCAAGTGTTACCCCTACGAGACCCTGCAGACCATCATAGACCGCATTGCTAAGGCTGAG GTGCATCGGCTGGTGCTGGTGGACAGTAAGGATGTGGTCCAAGGGATCGTGTctctgtctgacctcctccaggCATTGATACTCAACCCTGCAG ACATATATGTTCCTTAG
- the prkag3b gene encoding 5'-AMP-activated protein kinase subunit gamma-3b isoform X2, with amino-acid sequence MEPFAEVPLFEVGDGGPSWINSGPLSEAEDRLVYMNFMKSHCCYDAIPTSSKLVVFDTTLEVKKAFFALVANGVRAAPLWDSKLQVFVGMLTITDFINILQRYYTSPLVQIYELEEHKIETWREIYLQYSVNSLISISPDASLFEAVYSLLKHKIHRLPVIDPLSGNVLHILTHKRILKFLYIFGSLLPKPRFLQKRIQEVAIGTFKEIATVLISATVYDALSVFVERRVSALPVVDQKAAQKSYNNLNMSMQEALASRSCSMEGVLKCYPYETLQTIIDRIAKAEVHRLVLVDSKDVVQGIVSLSDLLQALILNPADIYVP; translated from the exons GTCCTCTGTCTGAGGCTGAGGACCGGCTGGTCTACATGAACTTCATGAAGAGCCACTGCTGTTACGACGCCATCCCCACCAGCTCCAAACTGGTGGTGTTTGACACCACCCTCGAG GTGAAGAAAGCGTTCTTTGCTCTGGTTGCCAACGGCGTCCGTGCTGCTCCTCTCTGGGACAGCAAACTGCAGGTGTTTGTAG GTATGCTGACCATCACAGACTTCATCAACATCCTGCAGCGTTACTACACATCTCCCCTG GTGCAAATCTATGAGCTGGAGGAACACAAGATCGAGACATGGAGAG AGATCTATCTGCAGTACTCTGTCAACAGTCTGATCAGCATCTCCCCTGATGCCag TCTGTTTGAGGCCGTCTACTCTCTGCTGAAGCATAAGATCCACCGGCTTCCGGTCATTGACCCATTGTCTGGCAACGTTCTACACATTCTCACCCACAAACGCATACTCAAGTTCCTTTACATCTTC GGTTCTTTGCTTCCTAAGCCTCGGTTCCTTCAAAAGAGGATCCAGGAGGTGGCAATTGGGACATTTAAGGAAATCGCCACTGTGCTGATCTCGGCCACCGTCTACGATGCCCTGTCTGTGTTCGTAGAGCGACGGGTGTCTGCTCTACCGGTGGTCGACCAAAAAG CAGCCCAGAAGAGTTACAACAACCTGAACATGAGCATGCAGGAGGCACTGGCAAGCAGGTCCTGCTCGATGGAGGGGGTCCTCAAGTGTTACCCCTACGAGACCCTGCAGACCATCATAGACCGCATTGCTAAGGCTGAG GTGCATCGGCTGGTGCTGGTGGACAGTAAGGATGTGGTCCAAGGGATCGTGTctctgtctgacctcctccaggCATTGATACTCAACCCTGCAG ACATATATGTTCCTTAG
- the prkag3b gene encoding 5'-AMP-activated protein kinase subunit gamma-3b isoform X3, producing the protein MNFMKSHCCYDAIPTSSKLVVFDTTLEVKKAFFALVANGVRAAPLWDSKLQVFVGMLTITDFINILQRYYTSPLVQIYELEEHKIETWREIYLQYSVNSLISISPDASLFEAVYSLLKHKIHRLPVIDPLSGNVLHILTHKRILKFLYIFGSLLPKPRFLQKRIQEVAIGTFKEIATVLISATVYDALSVFVERRVSALPVVDQKGKVVALYSRFDVINLAAQKSYNNLNMSMQEALASRSCSMEGVLKCYPYETLQTIIDRIAKAEVHRLVLVDSKDVVQGIVSLSDLLQALILNPADIYVP; encoded by the exons ATGAACTTCATGAAGAGCCACTGCTGTTACGACGCCATCCCCACCAGCTCCAAACTGGTGGTGTTTGACACCACCCTCGAG GTGAAGAAAGCGTTCTTTGCTCTGGTTGCCAACGGCGTCCGTGCTGCTCCTCTCTGGGACAGCAAACTGCAGGTGTTTGTAG GTATGCTGACCATCACAGACTTCATCAACATCCTGCAGCGTTACTACACATCTCCCCTG GTGCAAATCTATGAGCTGGAGGAACACAAGATCGAGACATGGAGAG AGATCTATCTGCAGTACTCTGTCAACAGTCTGATCAGCATCTCCCCTGATGCCag TCTGTTTGAGGCCGTCTACTCTCTGCTGAAGCATAAGATCCACCGGCTTCCGGTCATTGACCCATTGTCTGGCAACGTTCTACACATTCTCACCCACAAACGCATACTCAAGTTCCTTTACATCTTC GGTTCTTTGCTTCCTAAGCCTCGGTTCCTTCAAAAGAGGATCCAGGAGGTGGCAATTGGGACATTTAAGGAAATCGCCACTGTGCTGATCTCGGCCACCGTCTACGATGCCCTGTCTGTGTTCGTAGAGCGACGGGTGTCTGCTCTACCGGTGGTCGACCAAAAAG ggAAAGTTGTGGCTCTGTACTCACGCTTTGATGTTATC AATCTAGCAGCCCAGAAGAGTTACAACAACCTGAACATGAGCATGCAGGAGGCACTGGCAAGCAGGTCCTGCTCGATGGAGGGGGTCCTCAAGTGTTACCCCTACGAGACCCTGCAGACCATCATAGACCGCATTGCTAAGGCTGAG GTGCATCGGCTGGTGCTGGTGGACAGTAAGGATGTGGTCCAAGGGATCGTGTctctgtctgacctcctccaggCATTGATACTCAACCCTGCAG ACATATATGTTCCTTAG